The genomic segment TGCGGGCGGCGGCGCAGCCGGCCGGCCCTCCGCCGATGATGATCAGGTCGGTGTCGAGCGGTGTGTCGGCCATGAGGCTATTCCAGCACCGGGTCGGCCACACGCGTATCGAGTTGGCCCATCACATGCTCGGCGTCCACGAGTTGGCCTGTTCCGATCAGGCGCCGGGCGACGAGCAGACCGGCGTCGTGGACGTCCGGGCCGGCGTCGCTGGCACAGGCGTCCGTGACGATCCAGGGCGCGTATCCGTGCTCGAAGGCGTCTGCGGCGGACTTCAAAACACAGCTCTCGGTGGCGATTCCGCAGAAGACGAGGTCGGTCCAGCCGGTCCGGCGAATCAGTTCTGCGGCCTCGGGTGTGAAGAGCGTGTATCCGGTCTTGTCGACGCCTGCGTGCGCGTGGCACGCCGCCTCGGCGAGCTCGGGAACGATGTCGGTCTCGGGTGGTTCCTGGAGCCGACGCCATTGGAAGAAGCGCTCGTAGGGGCTGTCGGGATAGTTGAAGTACCGGGTGAAGACGACAGGGCGCCCGGCTGCGGACCATCTGGCGACGAGGTCGACGACTGCCGGCACGACGTGGCGACTGTGGTGGTTGACGAAGCCGTTCTGCATGTCGATCACGACCAGTGCGGCACTGCTGATGTCCATCGGCTCTCACTCCTGCCCGTTCTCAGCCGGCGCTCTCGCGCAGAGCTTCCTGTGCGGTGCGCAGCCGTTCGGCCAATCCGCTGGTCTTCATGATGGCCTCCCGCATCAGGACGTGTTGCGCGGTCTCCTGAGCACGGGCGGTGGTGAGCCGGGAGGCGGCGGCGCGCAGGAATCGCCAGCCGTACCGCTCCGGCATGGAGGGGTCCTGGCCGTCCTCGACCATCTGCTGGATGTGGCGGGTGAAACACCACAGGGCCTGGACGGTCAGTTCGCAGGCGACCAACTCGTCGGTGGTGAGGCTGCGCTCGCTGGAGTGGGAGGCGTAGGCGACGCCGGACCAGCCGGCGTACGCGGTGGACACTCCCCGTACACCGAAGGACACGATGTCCGGGTGGTCGAAGCCGGTGGCAAGAAGCGACTCCTCGACCGTGCAGGCCAGGGGCGCGGGCCCACCCGACGCCCCGCGGTCGACCAGAACCGAGGGTGTGCAGAGCAGGCGCAGTGCCGTGTCGTAGGCGTCGCCGGCCCACGGGCCGGAGGTGAGGCAGTAGAGGGAAAGGACGTATTCGGGGTTGGGGGTCTCGGCGTGGTCTCCGTCGAGGAGTTCGCGGATCTTGTCCCGGGCCCAGGGGAGGTCGGACGCGTAGGAGCGGTAGCGCCAGA from the Streptomyces sp. AM 4-1-1 genome contains:
- a CDS encoding isochorismatase family cysteine hydrolase; this encodes MDISSAALVVIDMQNGFVNHHSRHVVPAVVDLVARWSAAGRPVVFTRYFNYPDSPYERFFQWRRLQEPPETDIVPELAEAACHAHAGVDKTGYTLFTPEAAELIRRTGWTDLVFCGIATESCVLKSAADAFEHGYAPWIVTDACASDAGPDVHDAGLLVARRLIGTGQLVDAEHVMGQLDTRVADPVLE
- a CDS encoding helix-turn-helix domain-containing protein: MQRWSGREARLLRDALRMSLRDFAAYLGVSDRTVSNWEAGGAGYQPRAESQGILDTALGHAPDDAKTRFAEALGLSDAAAPVTGRIEVDSHKFLPVFIGVERTGRLREHLTPSVDAQWLESSSARLDHPEAQSCVLHVFACGVAVFHLVQPHEPVALTDLAVWRYRSYASDLPWARDKIRELLDGDHAETPNPEYVLSLYCLTSGPWAGDAYDTALRLLCTPSVLVDRGASGGPAPLACTVEESLLATGFDHPDIVSFGVRGVSTAYAGWSGVAYASHSSERSLTTDELVACELTVQALWCFTRHIQQMVEDGQDPSMPERYGWRFLRAAASRLTTARAQETAQHVLMREAIMKTSGLAERLRTAQEALRESAG